The proteins below come from a single Drosophila kikkawai strain 14028-0561.14 chromosome 3R, DkikHiC1v2, whole genome shotgun sequence genomic window:
- the Polr2G gene encoding DNA-directed RNA polymerase II subunit RPB7, protein MFYHISLEHEILLHPRYFGPQLLETVKQKLYSEVEGTCTGKYGFVIAVTTIDQIGSGVIQPGQGFVVYPVKYKAIVFRPFKGEVLDAVVKQINKVGMFAEIGPLSCFISHHSIPADMQFCPNGNPPCYKSKDEDVVISGEDKIRLKIVGTRVDATGIFAIGTLMDDYLGLVCN, encoded by the exons ATGTTCTACCAC ATTTCACTGGAACATGAGATCCTGCTGCATCCGCGCTATTTTGGCCCGCAGCTGCTGGAGACGGTGAAGCAGAAACTCTACTCCGAGGTGGAGGGCACCTGCACGGGCAAGTACGGATTCGTGATAGCGGTCACGACGATAGACCAGATCGGCTCAGGTGTGATCCAGCCGGGCCAGGGATTCGTCGTGTACCCGGTCAAGTACAAGGCAATTGTCTTCCGGCCGTTCAAGGGCGAGGTGCTGGACGCGGTAGTCAAGCAGATCAACAAAGTGGGCATGTTTGCCGAGATCGGTCCGTTGTCGTGCTTTATTTCACACCAT TCCATTCCCGCCGACATGCAGTTCTGTCCTAATGGCAATCCGCCGTGCTACAAGAGCAAAGATGAGGACGTGGTCATTTCCGGGGAGGATAAAATACGGCTAAAGATAGTGGGAACTCGTGTTGATGCCACAGGAATC TTTGCCATTGGCACCTTGATGGATGACTACTTGGGACTGGTGTGCAACTAA
- the Art3 gene encoding protein arginine N-methyltransferase 1 translates to MKDTEIKENTQDAERQKDKDDQEEPADASSDEDEYDDIEDDDDDAMDEGEEPATCLFCAEIFPKLETAIEHLDVRHKVNLSQLKGKFQMDQYSFIKLINFIRANKTSAEQVLSAEQELWQDEKYLKPQEYEPWLCYDYEALKTDAAEAQPTVAELQQRIAEQSRLLQQANEDMERMRNDYKELLQKVHGDSDSKVANNPVPRNNPNLDKEYFNSYSHFGIHHEMLSDKVRTSTYRSALLQNEAVVRGKTVLDVGCGTGILSIFASKAGASRVVGIDNSEIVYTAMDIVRKNKVQNVELIKGRLEDTDLPEAKYDIIISEWMGYFLLYESMLDSIIYAREHHLNPNGIILPSRCTLSLLGYGNDTLYAEQVEFWSDVYDVNMSDLRKRSIEEPLMEVVDAQFTLTEPEQIANFDIMTVDLNYPNFSHSFSLKVIKEGRLSAFVGFFDTLFELPSAVMFSTSPNETPTHWKQTVFFIDQPQDVKAGDVITGKITSRRHKEDVRALSVDIEVFGKKHKYMVV, encoded by the exons ATGAAGGACACTGAAATCAAAG AAAACACACAGGATGCGGAGCGCCAGAAGGATAAGGACGACCAGGAGGAGCCGGCAGATGCTAGCAGCGACGAAGATGAATACGATGACATagaggatgatgatgacgatgccATGGACGAAGGCGAAGAGCCTGCTACTTGTCTGTTCTGCGCCGAAATCTTCCCGAAACTAGAGACCGCCATCGAGCACCTGGATGTCCGGCATAAGGTGAACCTGTCGCAGCTTAAAGGCAAATTTCAAATGGACCAGTACTCCTTCATCAAGCtgataaattttataagggcTAACAAGACTAGCGCCGAGCAGGTGCTCTCTGCTGAGCAGGAGCTATGGCAGGACGAGAAGTACCTTAAGCCGCAGGAGTATGAGCCCTGGCTGTGTTATGACTACGAAGCATTGAAGACGGATGCTGCTGAGGCCCAGCCGACGGTGGCCGAACTGCAGCAGCGCATTGCCGAGCAATCCCGGCTGCTGCAACAGGCCAACGAGGACATGGAGCGCATGCGCAACGACTACAaggagctcctgcagaaggtGCATGGCGACAGCGATTCCAAGGTTGCCAACAATCCCGTGCCGCGCAACAATCCCAACCTGGACAAGGAGTACTTCAACAGCTATTCCCACTTTGGCATCCACCATGAGATGCTGAGTGACAAAGTGCGGACCAGCACGTATCGCTCGGCTCTGCTCCAAAACGAAGCAGTGGTCCGAGGCAAGACAGTGCTGGATGTGGGCTGCGGCACGGGAATCCTATCCATCTTTGCCTCGAAGGCGGGCGCCTCTCGCGTGGTTGGTATAGACAACTCTGAAATCGTCTACACGGCCATGGACATTGTCCGTAAGAACAAGGTCCAGAATGTGGAGCTCATCAAGGGTCGCCTAGAGGATACTGATTTGCCAGAGGCCAAGTACGACATTATCATTTCCGAGTGGATGGGCTACTTCCTCCTGTACGAGTCAATGCTGGACAGCATCATTTATGCCCGCGAGCACCACCTTAACCCGAACGGCATCATCCTGCCCAGCCGCTGCACCCTAAGCCTGTTGGGCTATGGCAACGACACTCTCTACGCCGAACAGGTCGAGTTCTGGTCGGATGTGTACGATGTGAACATGAGCGATCTGCGTAAGCGCTCCATCGAGGAGCCACTCATGGAGGTGGTGGACGCACAGTTCACTCTAACGGAGCCCGAACAGATTGCAAACTTTGACATTATGACCGTCGATCTGAACTACCCCAACTTTAGTCACTCATTTAGCTTGAAGGTCATTAAAGAAGGTCGTCTGTCCGCCTTTGTTGGATTCTTCGACACACTATTTGAGCTGCCCTCCGCCGTTATGTTCAGCACATCACCCAATGAGACACCCACCCACTGGAAGCAAACGGTTTTCTTCATTGACCAGCCGCAGGATGTTAAGGCGGGAGATGTTATCACTGGCAAAATTACATCGCGGCGGCACAAGGAGGACGTGAGGGCGCTAAGTGTGGACATCGAAGTGTTTGGCAAGAAACACAAGTATATGGTGGTCTAA
- the LOC108084271 gene encoding small G protein signaling modulator 3 homolog — protein sequence MDMARSIFGRDHEGYVGREEHTRKLQNLGSEDDLGELPPMMEELSVADGLRPNPGGPFSALTASMWPQEILAKLGGAAELASAGPNDQPEYRFDEFGFRVEEEDGPEQSSNKLLSIPFVEDAQQRLQWIAHLEFSHNKEATELSWEHVDVMLPRTEKLRNMVRQGIPHTLRAQMWMRLSGALAKKQKSETSYQDIVKASSNDQLMTSKQIEKDLLRILPTNACFSNPNGTGIPRLRRILRGIAWLFPDIGYCQGTGVIAACLLLFMEEENAFWIMATIVEDLLPASYYSSTLLGIQADQRVMQTLIANYLSSVDESLRKHDIELSLITLHWFLTLFANVVHMKILVRIWDWFFYEGSIVLFQLTLGMLKVKEQELKHLENSAQIFNSLSDIPGEVTDVEVLFRQALEVGGSLTQTVIDTHRRRHLAYLMADQGHQIGNPEAAPNLPKQQLARRQVRKSKSILEAFLFRGDASDGDQLKNKNIRQTEILVDLREAILKVGRHFITIEPKLAGHIQLTANYSSESHAKDHENFINVARTRKRRAKALHDFERHDDDELGFRRNDIITIISQKDEHCWVGELNGLRGWFPAKFVELLDERSKLYTSAGDDAISETVTDLVRGTLAPAIKAFLEHGMKRPTFLGGPIHPWLYIEEAATREVEKDFESVYSRLVLCKTYRLDEDGKVLTPEELLYRCVQAINQTHDDAHAQMDVKLRSLICLGLNEQVLHLWLEVLCACQEVVQKWYHSWSFIDSPGWVQIKCELRILSQFAFNLNPDWELPPKRGKESQPLKDGVRDMLVKHHLFSWDL from the exons ATGGACATGGCCAGGAGCATCTTTGGCCGAGATCACGAGGGTTACGTGGGTCGGGAAGAGCATACG CGCAAGCTGCAGAACCTGGGCTCGGAAGACGACCTGGGCGAGCTGCCGCCCATGATGGAGGAGCTAAGTGTGGCCGACGGCTTGCGACCGAATCCCGGTGGCCCCTTCTCCGCCCTTACCGCCTCCATGTGGCCGCAGGAGATCTTGGCCAAGCTGGGCGGCGCTGCGGAGCTGGCCTCCGCAGGTCCCAACGACCAGCCCGAGTACCGCTTCGACGAGTTTGGCTTCcgggtggaggaggaggatggcCCCGAGCAGAGCTCCAACAAGCTGCTTAGCATTCCATTTGTAGAGGACGCGCAGCAGCGCCTGCAGTGGATTGCTCATCTGGAGTTCTCGCACAACAAGGAGGCAACTGAGCTAAGCTGGGAGCACGTGGATGTGATGCTGCCGCGCACTGAAAAGCTGCGCAACATGGTCCGCCAGGGAATCCCGCACACGCTGCGTGCCCAGATGTGGATGCGATTGTCGGGAGCGCTGGCCAAAAAGCAGAAGAGTGAGACCAGCTACCAGGACATAGTGAAGG CATCTAGCAACGACCAACTGATGACATCAAAGCAGATCGAGAAGGACCTGTTGCGTATCCTGCCGACAAATGCCTGCTTTAGTAATCCGAACGGAACTGGCATTCCCCGCCTGCGCCGCATCCTTAGGGGCATCGCGTGGCTCTTCCCAGACATCGGCTACTGCCAAGGCACCGGCGTTATAGCCGCCTGCCTTCTACTCTTCATGGAGGAGGAGAACGCCTTCTGGATTATGGCTACCATTGTAGAGGATCTGCTGCCCGCCTCCTACTATAGTTCCACGCTCCTGGGCATCCAGGCAGACCAGCGCGTGATGCAGACGCTCATAGCCAACTATCTAAGTAGCGTGGATGAGTCACTGCGGAAACATGACATCGAACTGTCGCTGATCACGCTGCACTGGTTCCTCACCCTCTTCGCCAATGTGGTCCATATGAAGATCCTGGTACGCATCTGGGACTGGTTCTTCTACGAGGGATCAATCGTCCTTTTCCAGCTGACCCTGGGCATGCTGAAGGTGAAGGAGCAGGAACTGAAACACCTGGAGAATTCCGCCCAGATCTTCAACTCGCTTTCGGATATTCCTGGCGAGGTCACTGATGTCGAAGTGCTCTTTCGCCAGGCACTGGAGGTGGGTGGCTCGCTCACCCAGACGGTAATCGATACCCATCGTCGCCGCCATTTGGCATATCTCATGGCGGATCAGGGCCATCAGATAGGAAACCCCGAGGCCGCGCCGAATCTTCCGAAGCAGCAACTAGCCCGGCGGCAAGTCCGCAAGAGCAAGTCGATCCTAGAGGCCTTTCTCTTTCGCGGTGATGCCAGCGATGGGGATCAGCTTAAGAACAAGAACATACGACAGACGGAGATCCTAGTAGACCTCCGGGAGGCCATACTGAAGGTGGGCCGCCACTTTATCACCATCGAGCCGAAGCTGGCCGGACACATTCAGCTGACGGCCAACTACAGCAGCGAGTCGCACGCCAAGGACCACGAAAACTTCATTAACGTGGCTAGGACGCGGAAGCGTCGGGCCAAAGCCCTGCACGACTTTGAGCGGCACGACGACGATGAACTGGGCTTCCGGCGAAACGACATCATTACGATCATCAGCCAAAAGGACGAACACTGCTGGGTGGGCGAACTGAACGGGCTTCGCGGCTGGTTTCCCGCAAAGTTTGTGGAGCTGCTGGACGAGCGAAGCAAGCTGTACACCTCAGCGGGCGACGATGCCATCTCCGAGACGGTGACGGACCTGGTGCGGGGCACTTTGGCGCCGGCCATCAAGGCCTTCCTGGAGCACGGCATGAAACGTCCCACATTCCTGGGTGGACCCATCCACCCCTGGCTGTATATCGAGGAGGCTGCCACCcgtgaggtggagaaggactTTGAGTCCGTGTATAGCCGCCTGGTTCTGTGCAAGACGTATCGCTTGGACGAGGATGGCAAGGTCCTGACACCGGAGGAGCTGCTCTACCGCTGCGTCCAGGCCATCAATCAGACACACGACGATGCCCACGCGCAGATGGACGTAAAACTGCGCTCGCTCATCTGCCTGGGCCTCAACGAGCAGGTGCTGCATCTTTGGCTAGAAGTGCTCTGCGCTTGCCAGGAGGTCGTGCAGAAGTGGTACCATTCGTGGAGCTTCATCGATTCTCCCGGCTGGGTACAAATCAAGTGCGAACTACGCATCCTTTCGCAGTTCGCCTTTAATTTGAACCCCGACTGGGAGCTGCCGCCTAAGCGCGGCAAGGAGTCACAGCCGCTCAAGGACGGAGTACGGGACATGCTGGTGAAGCACCATCTCTTCTCGTGGGATCTGTGA
- the mRpS10 gene encoding small ribosomal subunit protein uS10m, producing the protein MLQALKSLRWAQPLRALSTSTAGTQPIVSPKTPAPEPDKLYSKLEIELRGIDPAVLKSYTWFATTAADHLGIEKGKCWSPRKAHHERMTLLKSVHIYKKHRVQYEVRTHFRYMNFHKLTGSTLDTFLEYIERNLPEGVALQASKTELQQIPEHLRQPPEQV; encoded by the exons atgTTGCAg GCGCTGAAGAGTCTCCGCTGGGCGCAGCCATTGCGGGCGCTGTCCACTAGCACCGCCGGAACACAGCCGATTGTTTCACCAAAGACACCTGCACCGGAGCCGGATAAACTATATAGCAAGTTGGAGATCGAACTCCGGGGGATTGATCCCGCTGTTTTGAAAAGCTACACCTGGTTCGCCACCACCGCTGCAGACCATTTGGGCATTGAGAAGGGCAAGTG CTGGTCACCTCGAAAGGCGCACCACGAGAGAATGACGCTTCTGAAGTCGGTGCACATCTACAAGAAGCATCGTGTGCAGTACGAGGTGCGTACGCACTTCCGCTACATGAACTTCCACAAGCTGACGGGCTCTACGCTGGACACGTTTTTAGAATACATCGAACGCAATCTGCCTGAGGGCGTGGCGCTGCAGGCGTCCAAGACGGAACTGCAGCAGATCCCCGAACACCTACGACAGCCCCCGGAGCAGGTGTAG
- the LOC108084042 gene encoding uncharacterized protein, producing the protein MQFADIDGSSSSSRKRETLDSGKMHVGPNSKDGHKAPKTKEDSLLDPERYLEHLLEDGSQEGDSEEELELPPWFDEQLFRRGQHYFSEYRFVMNAGMLAGLIAVLAVPSILRVLSCTRQSSTAFTAYRRYVRTIFHTQAWYNNNISDRSSRFWTSIAAVRRAHSRSSHACARRGAGQITQKDLALTQFGFIGFITMGAHRIQLYDEDFLEATSHMWRVLGHLLGIKDEYNICGRSWAESKLRLDIVMRKVYEPALENTSEDFYVMTEALINGLWHMNTMLSVDANIFFTKRLACVKGYEYYSFDHSNGVVRDPQQKLHYYDMGWWDRFIVSYGLFLVTYLHRYAVVRWYLNFRVWLVDVLTYYLPYMAIWKFGFKSAYVRIFRSGGEAQDFAMGLKDD; encoded by the exons atgCAGTTTGCGGACATTGACGGATCAAGCAGCTCATCCAGAAAGCGTGAAACGT TGGACAGTGGGAAAATGCATGTGGGGCCGAATTCCAAAGATGGGCATAAGGCACCCAAGACAAAGGAGGACTCGCTCTTGGATCCTGAAAGGTACTTGGAGCATTTGCTGGAGGACGGCAGTCAGGAGGGCGACAGCGAGGAGGAACTGGAGCTGCCGCCATGGTTTGATGAGCAGCTATTCAGGCG TGGCCAGCATTATTTCAGTGAATACCGCTTTGTGATGAATGCCGGAATGCTGGCGGGGCTCATTGCCGTTCTGGCTGTTCCCTCTATTCTCAGGGTGCTCTCGTGCACACGCCAATCATCGACAGCGTTCACCGCCTACCGTCGCTACGTGCGCACTATTTTCCACACGCAGGCCTGGTACAATAACAACATATCGGATCGGAGCAGCCGTTTCTGGACTAGCATTGCAGCTGTTAGGAGGGCGCACTCCCGCTCTAGTCATGCCTGTGCCCGTCGGGGAGCTGGCCAGATCACCCAGAAGGATTTGGCCCTGACCCAGTTTGGGTTCATTGGATTCATTACAATGGGGGCTCATCGAATCCAGTTGTACGATGAGGACTTTCTGGAGGCCACTTCACACATGTGGCGAGTCCTGGGCCATCTGCTGGGTATCAAGGATGAGTACAATATCTGTGGCAGGAGCTGGGCGGAATCAAAGCTGCGCTTAGACATTGTCATGAGGAAGGTGTATGAGCCAGCATTGGAAAATACCAGCGAGGATTTCTACGTAATGACCGAGGCCTTGATAAATGGGCTTTGGCATATGAATACCATGCTTTCGGTGGACGCCAATATATTTTTCACGAAGCGACTGGCCTGCGTGAAGGGGTACGAGTACTACAGCTTCGATCACAGCAACGGTGTAGTGCGGGATCCGCAGCAAAAACTGCACTACTACGACATGGGATGGTGGGATCGCTTTATTGTCAGCTACGGCTTGTTTCTTGTCACCTACCTGCACAGGTATGCCGTCGTGCGGTGGTATTTGAACTTTCGCGTTTGGCTGGTGGACGTGCTTACCTATTACTTGCCCTACATGGCCATTTGGAAGTTTGGCTTCAAGTCTGCCTACGTGCGCATCTTTCGGAGCGGAGGAGAGGCCCAAGATTTTGCCATGGGACTCAAGGATGATTAG
- the LOC108084039 gene encoding uncharacterized protein has translation MRQAHFTSQLLLATAILYACLAPASCVYESVILNFLNEFRMRMCHPIPNLGLPALDPLQLGPAEAAVNNKYLVDFTGSIDDFKLQGLSDFDVPTLTLRPVIGLTSTMNITFPLTHFESLYTAKGSLAYILNLAGDGNAEASITDFSIRISFRMRSLSPLGISNLQIALHLGDLKINFENLLEEERVNEFIHALVNEMGVELLGDVWDYGQGTVVSKVQTAVNHFLGQFTLSDIISIITGGGNGEESAPIFEGVEPDCKLEASTKN, from the exons ATGCGGCAGGCACACTTCACTTCCCAGCTCCTGCTGGCCACAGCCATCCTCTACGCTTGTCTGGCACCCGCATCCTGTGTCTACGAATCGGTGATTCTCAATTTCCTTAACGAGTTTCGCATGCGTATGTGCCACCCCATTCCGAACCTGGGACTGCCCGCCCTGGATCCCCTGCAGTTGGGTCCGGCCGAGGCAGCGGTGAACAATAAATATCTTGTGGA CTTTACTGGATCCATCGATGACTTCAAGTTGCAGGGACTATCCGATTTTGATGTGCCCACTCTTACCCTGAGGCCGGTGATCGGACTGACGAGCACCATGAACATTACCTTTCCCCTCACCCACTTTGAGTCCTTGTACACGGCCAAGGGATCGCTTGCCTACATCCTCAACCTAGCCGGCGATGGCAATGCCGA AGCCTCCATCACTGACTTTTCGATCCGAATCTCCTTCCGAATGAGATCCCTGTCTCCGCTGGGCATCTCGAACCTGCAAATCGCACTGCATCTTGGAGATCTTAAGATCAACTTCGAAAACCTGCTGGAGGAGGAGCGAGTGAATGAGTTTATTCACGCTCTGGTCAACGAAATGGGCGTGGAGCTGCTCGGTGATGTTTGGGACTATGGGCAGGGCACAGTGGTTTCCAAAGTTCAAACT GCTGTCAACCATTTCCTGGGTCAGTTCACATTGTCGGACATAATTTCCATCATAACTGGCGGAGGAAATGGTGAGGAGAGTGCGCCCATATTCGAGGGAGTTGAGCCCGACTGCAAACTTGAGGCCAGCACAAAGAACTAA
- the Caf1-55 gene encoding chromatin assembly factor 1 p55 subunit has translation MVDRSDNAAESFDDAVEERVINEEYKIWKKNTPFLYDLVMTHALEWPSLTAQWLPDVTKQDGKDYSVHRLILGTHTSDEQNHLLIASVQLPSEDAQFDGSHYDNEKGEFGGFGSVCGKIEIEIKINHEGEVNRARYMPQNACVIATKTPSSDVLVFDYTKHPSKPEPSGECQPDLRLRGHQKEGYGLSWNPNLNGYLLSASDDHTICLWDINATPKEHRVIDAKNIFTGHTAVVEDVAWHLLHESLFGSVADDQKLMIWDTRNNNTSKPSHTVDAHTAEVNCLSFNPYSEFILATGSADKTVALWDLRNLKLKLHSFESHKDEIFQVQWSPHNETILASSGTDRRLHVWDLSKIGEEQSSEDAEDGPPELLFIHGGHTAKISDFSWNPNEPWIICSVSEDNIMQVWQMAENVYNDEESEIPASELETNTA, from the exons ATGGTGGATCGCAGTGATAATG CCGCCGAATCCTTTGACGATGCCGTCGAGGAGCGCGTAATTAACGAGGAGTACAAAATATGGAAGAAGAACACTCCGTTTCTGTACGACTTGGTCATGACGCACGCATTGGAGTGGCCCTCACTGACTGCCCAGTGGCTGCCGGACGTGACCAAGCAGGACGGCAAGGACTATTCGGTGCACCGCCTCATTCtgggcacacacacatccgACGAACAGAATCATCTGCTCATCGCCAGCGTCCAGCTGCCCAGTGAGGACGCACAATTCGATGGCTCGCACTACGACAACGAGAAGGGCGAGTTTGGCGGCTTTGGCTCTGTGTGTGGCAagatcgaaatcgaaatcaagATCAACCACGAGGGAGAGGTGAACCGGGCCCGTTACATGCCTCAGAACGCTTGCGTGATCGCCACCAAGACGCCGTCGAGCGATGTCTTGGTGTTCGACTATACTAAGCACCCCAGCAAGCCGGAGCCTTCCGGGGAATGTCAGCCAGACCTGCGCCTACGCGGCCACCAAAAGGAGGGCTATGGCCTTTCCTGGAACCCCAACCTTAATg GCTACTTGCTTTCGGCTTCCGATGATCACACCATCTGCTTGTGGGACATCAATGCCACGCCCAAGGAGCACCGGGTTATTGATGCTAAGAACATCTTCACCGGACACACCGCTGTCGTCGAGGACGTGGCTTGGCATCTGCTTCACGAGTCGCTCTTTGGCTCGGTGGCCGACGACCAGAAACTGATGATCTGGGACAcgcgcaacaacaacacctcCAAGCCCTCGCACACTGTGGACGCCCACACGGCCGAGGTGAACTGCTTGAGCTTTAATCCGTATTCGGAGTTCATACTGGCGACCGGCTCTGCCGACAAGACCGTGGCCCTTTGGGATCTGCGCAATCTGAAGCTAAAACTACATTCCTTCGAGTCGCATAAGGATGAGATCTTCCAGGTGCAGTGGTCGCCGCACAATGAAACCATCTTGGCCTCCTCTGGCACCGACCGCCGCCTGCATGTCTGGGATCTGTCGAAAATCGGTGAAGAGCAGAGTTCAGAGGATGCCGAAGACGGACCGCCCGAACTGCTCTTTATTCACGGCGGCCACACCGCAAAGATTAGCGACTTCTCCTGGAACCCCAATGAACCGTGGATTATCTGCTCAGTGTCCGAGGACAACATTATGCAAGTTTGGCAGATGGCCGAGAATGTCTACAACGACGAGGAGTCCGAGATACCGGCCTCCGAGTTGGAAACCAACACCGCTTAA